In Nocardia sp. NBC_00403, the DNA window TCAGCCGAGCAGCGGGGCGGAGACGGCAATGCCTATGGCGGCCAAGGTTGCCGACGCGAGCGGCCCGATAATGACCAGTGCGACAACAACTCCCAGGGCGAGGTGGGCGCGAACTCCCGGCCGCGGTTCGATCGGTGGGATCAGCCGCTCGACGCGCGCGGGGAGGTCGACCCCGTTCATGCCGAGCACCGCAGAGGCGGCTTCGGGGATGCCGGAAAGGGTGAGCAGGGCGCGCAATACGGCCGTTCGGCCGTGCACGCGCGCGGCCGCGTCATCTGCGCACATCTCCAGGAGTCGGGCGACTTCGCCCGCGCCGAGGGTGAACAGCTCGATCCGGGAGAGATTGGCCGCGAGCCCTCGCGTCAGTGCGAGCCACAAATGGTGCCGACCGGCGAGGTGGGCACGCTCGTGCTCCAATACGGCACGCAACTGGTGCTGGTCGAGAGCGGCGATCGCGCCGCGCGTGACGACGACGGTGTGTGGCTTGCCCGCCACGCTGTAGGCGGCCGGTTGGGCGACCTCGAGCACTATGGCATCCAATCCGGCATCGTGCCGCCCGGCTATTCGAACCATACGCGCGTGCTCGTGGGTGGTGCTGCGGGCCAGGAGAAACCACCGTCCGACGCGGACGAGCAGCACCACTCCTGCGCACATGGCGAACCCCGTCAGTGCGATGAACCCGCCTTGCACCAGGACTCCGTAGTGACCGGTGGCGGCGTCGTGCAGTTGGGTGTAGCAGCTGTCGAGGACCGGGCGGCCCGGCTCGGCCAAATCAACGATCACGTAGGCGATGACGATCACCGGGACCACGGTCCATGAGACGATTACCGACCCGATCGCGCTCAGCCACGCGACCAGCTCGAACTGTGGCGCAATGCCGCGGTGGGTGAGTCGCGCGAGGGGGCGTGGAGCCAGCACGGCGACGGCGAAGCTGGAGAGGATCAGGCAGACCGCCTCGCTCATCCGGCGGCCCGCTGTGCGACAGGTCGTCGGATCCGGGCGCATAGCTCGGTGCTGCGCTGTTTCGAAGTCTTGAATGCGTGAAAACGCATCAAGGCGTTCCTCCTGTCGATCGGCGTCGAGCCGTGCGGCGCACCGCGAATGCACTTAACCTAGCGGACACCTACTATCTACATACGTAATATCTGCTTGTCCAGGAAGTGGGGTGCGTCCAGGAATCCCGGTCGGGTCGGCTGTGAAAGGTGTTGTGTCGGAAAGCTGTTGAACCGGACCTGTCATTGCGTGCGGCGGCGGCTGTCCGGTGTGTACGGCAGCGGGCGTAGTGTGAGTCGCATTGCCATGTGTGGCAAGCCCCCCGAGTCCTCCGACACCCTTCGATGTCGCCGGCCGCGTTCACTGTTGCTGGGACAGGCTTCCCGCCGACCTCGGCTGCGGCAGATCTCGCCGAAGTCGCAGCGCAGCACGCAGTCCCGCTGATTCCTCGGCATCGATCTGCTCGACGAAATAGGCCAGCACGAGATCTGATCGGCCACCGCCATGGAGGGCCTCGTGCATCAGACTTGCGCTGTACTGCTCACGGGTCAGCGTGGGTTGATACCAGTATGCCTTGCCGACGCGTTCCCGCTCGAGGCAGCCTTTGCGGTGCAAATTGTCCATGGTCGACATCACCGTGGTGTACGCGATCTCGCGTTCGGCGCTGATCTCGTCGAGAATCCCACGGACAGTAGTCGGTTCGTCGCGATCCCACACTCGGTCCATGATGACCGCTTCGAGCTCGCCGAATCTCCGTACGCGCATAGTTCACCTCCAGTAGTGGCGGTGGTGGGACCGGCATCCCGTCGCACACTACTTTCTGCGTACGTACATAGTACTTTCAGGCGCCATGATCCGCGCGCCAACGCAGCGGACGACCCTCAGGGTTTGCGCGCAATCCCGCCGACCATCAGCCGTTGGGTGATGGTCAGCTCGCCGGGGTCTCCATCGGCGGGCCGCCACTCGGGCAGGTACACGAGACCGGGCTCGACCAGTTCCAGACCCCGGAAAAGGTCGAGTACCTCCTCGTGCGTTCGGAACCGGCCGGTGCCGAGGAATTCCAGGAACGACTTCTCCAGCGCGCGTGCCTCCGGGCCCGAGTCGCAGAAGTGGGTGATGAACAGGTGGCTGCCTGAGGGCACGGCACTGAGATAGCTGTCGACGATGGCCGCTGGATCCTCATCGTCGCGGAGGTGATGCAAGATCCCGACGAGCATGACAGCGACCGGGCTGGTGAAGTCGATCGTCTGCCCAACCGCGGGATCGTCGAGAACTTCGGTGGAGGTGCGCAGGTCCGCGGCCACGACCACCGTCCCTTCGTTGTTCTCCACCAACGCGCGACCATGTGCCAACGCGACCGGATCGATGTCGACATAGGCGACTTTCGCGCCCGATTGCAACGCCTGCGCGACCTGGTGAGTGTTCTCCATGGTGGGCAGCCCGGCGCCGAGATCGAGGAACTGTGTGATGCCTGCCGTGCCCGCGAGGTACCGGACGCCGCGACCGAGCATGGCCCGATTCACCTGGGCGACTTCACTGATCTCCGGCAGCGTCTCGGCAAGATGCTCGACGACCGCAATATCGGCGGGATAGTTGTCCGTCCCGCCCAGTAGCGCGTCGTAGACGCGCGCGATGCTCGGTTTGGTCGTGTCGAAGCCCACCGACTCAGAACCCGTCATCGTCCATTCTCCTGCACAACCTTGTCACACCCATTCCGAACCAGATGAACCTAACCACGGCGGCTTCGTTCGTGCGGCTCAATCGAGCATTCGTGGCAGCGCTGAAGTCCCGAGCGGCACAGGGGATCTCGCTCGGCGCGCACACCATGGCCGGATCAGGCCCGCTCGAGTGCCCGTCGACCGTCGACGGGCGCGTGTACGCCTGTCACCACCATCATGGCCCGGCGGAGAAGGGGCCGGCCATTCACAGTGGTGGCGCGCGAGCTGTCGTTTGCCGGTCTCGCTCATGTTGTGTTCGATCAGCGTGACCATCCCGGACAGGGTTGGCGAGCAATGCGTCCGGTTGACACGCCGACTCGGTCTCGAGCTGTCGGACATCGACCTGTGCTTCGCCGACGACGGCGAATCGACTGCTTCGAGGTCGATCCGAGCCCGGCATATATCGTCTACGAGGACGCGACGGCCAGCCGATCTCCGCTGGGCCGGGGTGGCATTTGCAGGCGCGGTAGACAAGCGTCGGCGTCGGCGACCGCACGATACGCAGGGATCGGGTCGTGACAGACCCGGCGGACAACCACATCTCAGAATCTGTCCAACCCATGGACAGTGTTCGCTCGTTTATATAGGGTTTCGTGGATCCAGCGAAGGCACGGCAAACTATTGTCGTCGCGTCGGGTAGCCGACGCGGTGCACATCCGAACACGGGACTCGATGTCACTTGGCTGAAAGCGGGGGCAAGACATGGCGACGGCGCTCGATCACACCGAAGAGCGGGCCTGGCGGGCGATGGTGACGCTGACGACACGCCTGCCGGGTGTCCTGGATGGCTTGCTGCAACGCGAATTCGGGGTCACCCATTTCGAATACCGTGTGCTGGAGCTGCTGTCGGAAGAGTGCGATCATCGGATGCGCATGACCGAACTGGCCGGCGCGGCGAACGCCTCGACACCGCGGTTGTCCCATGCCGTGTCGAAGCTGGAGCGCAGGGGTTGGGCGGTGCGCAGCGCCGCAGCGGGACTGCGCGGGGTGTACGCCGTCATCACCGCGGATGGCTGTCGGAAGGTGGACCAAGCGACTCCGGAATACCTGAACACGGTGCGGAGCCTGGTTTTCGACGCCCTCGACTCCGACCGCAAGGACCAGCTGGCCGCCATGTGCGAGATGCTGTCGGACCATCTTGCCGGTGCACTGAGCGAGGCGGGCACCGTGCCCAGCGGAGTCGAGAACCGGTCGGTCGTCGCGGTAGTGGCGGGCTGAGGACACCCGAGTTGGCCTTTATGCACTCGCCGGACCGGCAAAGTGGCTACGGGCGGGTTAATGGTCCGCCGGTTTTGTCCGGACCTTACTGTTTTGCCAGGGTCCCATGGTGCGGCCGAGGGCCGCTGCGACGGATGGGGAGCGCTACACGATGGTGACGATCGCACAGTTGCGGGCCGTGCTGGCGATTCTGCACATAGATCCTGTGGAGATCGGCGAGCCGGACAGCACGGGTCTTCGCGGGCCCGATTCGGAGCGGTCGTTGTTGGTGGGGTTGCTGTATCACGCGCTGGGTGGCGAAATGCGCCAGGTGCTCGCCACGGCGACGACCTCGGACGAGGTCGCTCGCGCTGCCGCGATGAGCGCCCGGCAGGCGCCCTATGCGAATGCTTGCGTGCAAGCAGGTGTAGACGCACGCCGGCTGCGCGACCGTATCGAGGCGTTGGCCGCCGAGACGACGGTCGATCCCGCGCCGATTCTGCTCGATGCCGCGGCGCGGTCGGCCGATGCCACCGAGACGTTGCTGGCGCTGAGCCGCAATCCCGGCGACGGTGACGCCGAATCCCGATGGCGGCAGGCCCTCGACGATCTGGGGCAGGCCTACCACCTGATCAACGACGAATACGTGGAGCGTACGAACGCGACGACGGCTCCGCTGCCCTGAACGGCCGGCGGGGGCGGTCTCAGCGGACGGGGAAGTCGAAGTAGGTCTGTGGGAAGGGTTCTTCCCTCAGGGTGAAATGCCACCATTCCTCGGCGAGGTTCTTGAACCCGTGCTCGTCCATCAGGTTCGTCAGCAGCGTGCGCACTGCCCGCTGGGTGCCGCCGACGGCCGGGTTCGCGGTGTGCGCCGCGGGATCGAAGCAGTCGTATCCGGTGCCGAAATCGAGCATGTCGTCACGGAATCGCTGATCCGCGGGCCGGAAACACTCACGCAGCGGATCGCCCTCGTGATACTGCTCGGCCTCGGGCGCGGGCAGCGCCACAATGGCGAGGTCCAGCGTGCTGCCCCGACTATGGCCCGACTTCTCGGCAATGTAGCCGTCTCGGAACAGATTCGCTTTGTCCACCGCAGGGTAGAACTCGGCCTTCATCTTCACATCGGCGAGATCGCGGGCCCAAGCAACGAAGTGGTCGACGGCGCGCTGCGGGCGGTAGCAGTCGTAGGTCTTCAGTGTGAGATTCATCGGCCGCAACTCCAGCTGCACCTGGGCGAGGGCCGATGCCGCCTGCTTGGTCAACAGGCACTTGGGCGCCTCATATCCGGCCACGCGGGTACCGAGGAAATTGTGCTGCCCGAAATAGCGAGCATCGACGAGGATCGTCGGATCCACCTCGGTGACGGAGACGAACGCTTCTTCGCCGGCCGGTGGTGCTTCGGAACGGCTGTCCTCGCATGCCGCGATCGTCACCGTCATCACGTATGCCAGCGCCAGCGTGCCGAGACGCCGCAGCAACAACCGGGAGCTCATGTTTCCTCCTCGCGATTCCGGCTCGGGCACAACCACTTTCATGAGTGCTCGGTCTTCGACGGACACCGTACGTCACCACCGACGTGATATGCGGGCGCTTTTGCCGACATTATGGATTGTCGATGCCCGCTCGACCGCACGGTCTGCTCAGCGTTCGCCCGTATGCAGAAAATCTCCGGTGCCACTGCGGGTGACGTCGTAGCCGAGCAGGCGTTCGGCCTCCTCGATGCCACCCTGCAGGTCGCCGACGGCGTTCATCTTCGACAGGTCCAACCCGATCGTCACCAACGTCAACGCAATCTCCGAGGACAGGCCGGTGATGATCACGCTCGCGCCCATCAGCCCGGATGCTTCGACCGTCTGGACGAGGTGGTTGGCGACGGTGGAGTCGATCGTCGGCACACCGGTGATGTCGATGACGACGACCTTGGCGCGATTGTGTCGAATGGCGCTCAGCAGCTGTTCGGTGAGCTGACGGGCCCGCTGCCCGTCGAGCACACCGATGATCGGCAGGATCAGCAGCTGCTCACGCACCTGCAGCACGGGAGTCGACAACTCCCGGATCGCTTCCTGCTGTTGGCGGATGATGCGCTCGCGTTCCTGGACAAAGGAGACGCCCACGGTGTTGGCGATGCGGTTGGCGGCCGGTTCGTAGGCGTCGAGTACCTGGTTGAGCAGATCGAAGTCGCCCTGGTATTTCTCGAACAACGAGCGCGCGAGCACATCGCGCAGCAACAGCACGATACCGAGGACCTCATCGGTTTCCACACCACGCGGAATGATGCGTTCGGAGAGATCGCGTGCGTAGGCCTGCAGCGCTTCCACGGAACCGGTCTCCAGCACCGCGACATAGTTGTCGTACACCGATGTCGCCTCGGAGAACATCTCATCGGGTGTCATCGCGGTGAGTAGCTGTGCTTCAGTGATGCGGCGCGCCCATTCCTCGCGCAGGATCGTCCGGTTCTGCCGCAGGTGCTCCACCAGTTCGGAGAGCAGGCCTTCGCTGGATCCGGTGGAGATCGTCGCGATGCTTCCGTCGAGCGACACCTCGAGCAACACCATCTCCGATCCCTATTCGGGCGGCCTGCACCCGATTGCCGCCAGCGCACCCACGGGCGTCCGTGGACCTCTGCCGACTGGCAGACGAAAGCCTATACCCAGGACCGGCGAATCGCCGGTCTCTGGCATCTCCGAAAAGTTCGGACAGTCCGGTGCTCGAGCCACCGATCGGGACAGGGACCCCGCGACGGCCGGGGACCCTGTCCGAATCAGCCGGGAAACTATGCCGTCGTCACGACCTCGTCGTAGTCGAGCCGAGGCGAACGCGGGAACCAGGCGTTCGGTCCCGGCTTGCCGATGTTGACCACGACGAGCGAGCTGTGGTTTCCGTCGGGGAAGAACTCCTTGTCGACGCCCGCGGCGTCGAAGCCATTCATCGGGCCTGCCGCCAGCCCGGCGGCGCGGATGCCGAGAATGAAGTAGCCGACCTGGATCAGGGCATTGAAGCGTGCTGATTCCGTGCGGTAGGCGACGTCGGCGAAGTAGTCCTTGGCATCCGGTGCGTGCGGGAACACCTTGGGCAGCTGATCGTGGAAGTTCAAGTCGGCGGCCAGAATTGCGGTCAGCGGCGCGCCGGCGGTCTTGGGCTTGTTGTTGTCGATCATGTGAGTGACGAGGCGGGCGCGCGCCTGCGGGCTACGCACGAGCACAACGCGAAGCGGCTGCTGATTCATCGAGGTCGGCCCGTACTTGACGAGTTCGTAGATGTCACGGATCTGCTCGTCGTCGACCGGATGGTCGGCGAAGGTGTTGGCGGTGCGCGCCTCGCGGAACAGCAGATTCTGGGCGTCGGCGGCCAGTGTGAGGTAGGTGGTGGGCTGAGCGGTGTTCACGGATATCTCCTCAGTTGCCGACGGGCTGGGTGTTTCGCCCGCGCGCTCCGCGGGCGAACTGGTAGCTGGCACGGACCAACCGCCAAGTGATCTTCAATTCGTCGGTGTCGCGCGGCCCGTAGACCATCACCACCGTCGCGGGCAGGAATCGTTGTCGCGCCATCGGATGCAGCTCCGCCCAGCCGCGGGTGATCGCCTCCGCAACGACCTCGGTCGGCAGGCACATGTGCAGGCTGCCGTCGGCGGACCCGTGCAGGTGCGCGAATTCGGTGCCCGCCAGAAAGGCCTCGGCGGGACCGCCGGCGTCGGCCGGTCGCAGATGCAGTGCGCGGGTGTCGGCAAGGGATACGCTGCTGCGGCCGACGATGACGCCATCGAGGGTGGCCATGCGCGCCCACAGGGTCTCTTGCAGGATCGTCGGCGCGGTCTGATCGAGTTGCTGGTGTGGATTGTGCGCTCGCGTGAGAGGCGGGTTCCCGGATCGCGTAGGTAGTCCCGGCCGGTTGTGCACTGTCGTCGACATTGCTGTGCTCCCTTGGGTTTTCGCTCACTCATGCGGTGTGTGCGGCTGCTGGGATTCACAGTACTTTCCAAAGTATAGTAGTTACCAAGAGGAAAGCGGCTCGACTGGAGGATCGATGACCACTGTGCCCCGCGCGGCGGTGACCGCAACTGTGGATCCGTGCCCGATCACGCCGGTGATCGACCTCGTCTTCGGGCGATGGTCGACGCAGGTGCTGTGGGTGCTGACCCATGACGGCCGACTGCGCTTCACCGAATTGCAGCAGCGAATCCCCGGCCTGACACCGAAGGTGTTGACCCAGCGCCTGCGTCAGCTCGAACGTGACGGCTTGGTTGCCCGCACCTACTACGCCGAGGTGCCGCCGCGCGTGGAGTATGCCGCGACCCCGCTGGCCGCGACGCTGGCCCCCGTGTTCGGCAGCATCGTGGACTGGTCGGGCGAGCACCTGGCCGAGGTGCTCGCCGCCCGCGCCGCCTACGACGCGAGCGTGTGAGTGCATCGGAGGTTGCCGTCGCGGGTCAGCTCTCGACCCGCGCCGGTGCGAGTTCGAGGAGATGGCCTGCCAGTTCGCGCGGCATGGTGATCATGCAGTCGTGCCCGGTCGGTAGCACATGGATGCGCGCGGCGGGGAAGTCGGCGGGCGGAAAGGTGCGTGGCAGGCCCGCCGCGCGCATCTGTTTGAAGTCCTCGCCGCCCTCGCTGCAGTGCACGTGGGTCACCGGTATCGCCGCGAGGTCGTCCGGGTTGCGCAGCCGCAACGGCTGTTGAAATGTCGCGAGCGACTGCGCCGTCTGCATCGAGGCCACCCAGCTGAGGTCGGGTTCGTCCGTCACGCCGTAGAGGCCACCGTCGCCCATCGGTGTGGTTTGCGGCGGAACCCGCCAGCCGTCGCCTGCGGTCGCCGCCGCCGCGATGAACGCCTCGACCATGCCGGGCATGATGTCGGCGACAGATTCGCCGTCGCGGGGGACGAAGGTGTCGACATAGACCAGTTCGGCGATCCGGTCCGGCACCGCGTCCGCGACCGCGGTGATGACGATGCCCGCGTAACTGTGTCCGACCAGGACGATGTCGGTGAGGTCTGCGGACACAATGAGTTCGACCAGGTCTTGCACATGGGTGTCGAGGCCGACCTCCGACGTCAGCAACTCGGCCCGGTCGCCGAGCCCGACGAGCGAGGGCGCGTGGACGGTGTGACCCTCGGCCGTGAGTAGCGGCGTCACCCGCTGCCAGCACCAGCCGCCGTGGAAGGCTCCATGGATGAGCAGATAGGTCGACACTAGTGGTTCTCCCTGAGCTTTGTTGGGGCAGTGGGTGTTTCAATGTGCGCCGCTATCGGCGGCACATGTTCGGATCGCAGACCGAGCCCGATGACCCTGGCAACGACGTGTGGTAGACCGGGAACCTGCCGCAGCAGCCGGACCAGCAGTGGCTTGTCCGTGCCGGGCCGCCCGGCGTTCGGGTAGAGATCCGACAGCAGTCGCAGCTGTGCGAATTGCACCACCCGCATGGGCAATTGACGTCGGTGCTGGATCTCGCGGAGTTCGGCGACGGTGGGGCGTCGGCCCGCGGCAAGCGGCGGCGCCAGGATGCGGGCGGCGGCGATCGCGTCCTGGACGGCGAGATTGATGCCCACCCCGCCCGCCGGCGACATCGCGTGCGCGGCATCGCCGATGGCGACCAGCCCCGGCCGATACCAGCGGCGCAGCCTGTCGACCCGGACGTCGAGCGGTTTCACATCGTCCCAACTGCGGATCTCCGCATCGAGATGCCCGGTGAGACTCGGATAGATCGCGGCGACGTCGGCTCGGAATGCGGTGAGCCCAGCGGCCTTGATCGTGTCGAAGCCGCCTTTCGGAATCATGTACGCGACTTGGAGATAGTCGCCGCGATCGATGCAGACGATGAAGAAGCCCTTGCCGCTGCGCACCGTCGGCAGCCGGTCACCATCGGGCTTACGTACCCGGAACCACAGCACATCCATCGGGGCCACGCTTGCCGCGACCTCGAGCAGGCCACAGCCGCGCGCGAGTGAGTTGCGTCCGTCGGCGGCGATGACCAGCTTGCTGCTGACCTCGAAAGGGCCGTCCGCGGTGCGCGCGCGCACGCCGACGACGGTGCCGTCCTGCTGGACCAGCTCGGTCACCTCGGCCTCTTGCAGCAGCCGGAAGCCCGGGTATCGGCGACCCGCATCGGCGAGGAAGTTCAACACGTCCCACTGCGGCATGAACGCGACGAACGGGAAACGTCCCGGCAGTTTGCGGAAGTCGGCGAATATCACCGGCCCCATGGCGGTGGCCATCGGCAGTTGCGGCAGCTCGACGTGCGGCAGCGCGAGGAACTCGTCGGCCAGTCCCAGCGCGTCCATCACCCGCAGGGTCGAGGGATGCACGGTGTCGCCTCGGAAGTCGCGCAGGAAGTCCGGATGTTTCTCCAGCACGAGCACATCCACACCGGACCTGGCCAGCAGCAGTCCTGCCATCAGGCCGGCGGGTCCGCCGCCGACGACGCAGACGTCGACCGAATCGCTGGTCACCTCCGGCATATCGGCGCCCCTCCGTCCCAGCAGGCTTTGTCACCGGTGAGCACGCGGTGGCGGGTCATCCGATACCGCCGAATGCGCTGGTATCCATAGCTTTTGCTCCCTCCGCAGGAAGATCGTGGTGTTGCGGCGATGCTGGGAATCAAGCATGGTGAGTGGTGCTCCAGCACTGCTCCAGCCGTCTATTCGAGGTGTTCTCGAGTGGGTGCGCGCAGGCTGTGGGAAACAGATTTCACCGCGCCGTGCTCGAACGAATGCCTCGACGCCGAGAGGTGGACGTCGAGGCATTCTTTTTCCGGAGAAGTGCGGGAAATGCGCTCCGGGTATTCGTGTCGACATGAACGCGCGAAGTGGATATTCGCTTGGAATAAGCGCAAGCCCGGCCGGATTCGGCAACAGTGGGCGAATGATCGGCTACGGGAAAGGCTTTCCTGATCGAGGTCTTCGACTCGCGCATGTGGGATCTGCACTCTGCACGACTTGGTTCATGGAAGTGCCGTTGCGTGAGGAATATTGCTAGGCGGGAGTAGCGGATGCCGCAGGGTCGCCGGGTGGATAGAAGCCGATCAGATAGCCGGCGTGCTTGCGCTCGAGCATCATGCCGACGCGTTCGTCCGAGGCAGCGAGGATGTCTTGGTGCAGCTTCTGCAGCTTCATGCACGGGTCGAGCCCGAGCTCATGCTGCATCGCTTTGCAGAACTGCTGGTATGAGCTGAGCGCGAGATGCCGCTGACCCGAACGGCTCAGCGCGAACATGTAGTACGCCTGCATGCGCTCGTCCAGCGGATGCTGCATGGTCAATCGGGCCAGGTCGGGGCATGCTTCGCGATAGCGGCCCAGTCGGAGTTCGGCTTCGATGCGCAGCTCGACGTTGGCCAGCAGCAGATGATCCAGGTGCGAGATCTCTGCGGCAAGCGGCATGCCCGCCTCCACGTCCACCAACGCGGGGCCGGTCCAGCAGGCCTCTGCCGCATGGAACAGATCGACGGCGCGGTGATCGTCGCCTGCCTTGGCGGCGATCCTGGCGGCATCCGACAACGAGCGGTAATTGCGCAGGTCGAATACGCAATCCTGTACCTCGAACGAATAGCCCTTGCTGCGCGTGCGGAGATATCGCTCCGCGACCTCGCCCTGCCCGATATCGAGTTGCTCCGCCATCTTCTTGCGAATTCCAAGTACGTATGTCTGGATTACGGCGACCGCGCTGCGCGGCGGGTCCTCGCTCCACAGCTCTTCGATCAGTGTCGAGACCGGAACTACTGTCGAATGCCTGACCAGTAGTAATGCCAAGAGTTGTCGCTGTTTCTGGGCTGTGGGCGTTGCGTTGCGATTGTTAAGAGCAAGCGTCAACGGACCTAACACGCGAGCGCACACTGGATACTTCACGAGCTCTCCCTACGGGCGTATTCCCCCCGACCGATGTGAGGTCTTCGAAAATCCCACCTCGCTGTAGGTAGGGTCAACACTATCGAGGATGCTGTATCGCGTCGATGAAACCTGAGTAATATCCGAGTAAACTCGACGCACGTCTGTGCTGAATTTCCCTACGGGACAAGGAGATTGAGTACAGGACGAATGGGTGGGCTCGCGATCATTCGCCATGCGGTTCCGCGGCGGGCTGCGGCGGGGACGGGCGGCGCGCAACCATGCCGAGGATGGGCTCGACCACGCGTGCGGCGATCGGACCGATCACCGCCATGATCAGCACGTACGTCGTTGCCATCGCGGCGAACTCGCTGGGGACCGCGCCAGCGGCGACGGCCAGTCCCGCGATCACGATGGAGAACTCGCCATGCGCCACCAGTGCGGTGCCCGCGCGGGCCCGGCCGAAACGGGAGGCGCCTGCCTGCTGGGCGGCCCACCAGCCGGTCGCCAGCTTGGTTGCGGTGGTAACCACTGCTAGTAGGCAGGCCCACCCCAATACCGGAGGGATGCTGGCCGGATCGGTGGTCAGGCCGAAGAGGACGAAGAACATCGCAGCGAACAGGTCGCGCAGCGGCTCGAGGATCTTGGTGGCGTTGTGCGCGGTCGAATCGGAGATCGCGATACCGAGCAGGAACGCGCCGACAGCCGCGGAAACCTGTACTGCGGAGGCGAACCCGGCAACCAGCAATGCGGCGCCGAGCAGTTTGAGCAGGAAGATCTCGCGGTCCTCGCTGGCCACGATCGCGGAGACGTACTTGCCGTAGCGCAGCGCGACCACCAGCACCACGGTGACGGCGATCAGCGCGATGGATAGTGTCTTCAGTCCGGCGAGGAATCCGGCACCGGCGAGCACGGCGGTCAACACCGGCAGATAGCCGGCCATGACGAGATCCTCGAACACCAGGATCGACAGGATGACCGGCGTCTCGCGGTTACCGAGTCGACCGAGGTCGTTCAAGACTTTCGCGACGATTCCCGAGGAGGAGATATAGGTGACCCCCGCCATCGCGATCGCTCCGGTGAGACCCCACCCCAGGCCGAGAGCGACCACGACGCCGGGCG includes these proteins:
- a CDS encoding cation:proton antiporter, encoding MVFEGTALSLIQLGAVFFGLGLLGRLAARIGMSPIPLYLIGGLVFGNGGFIALSNVDEFIHLASEIGVVLLLLLLGLEYSAPELVTGMRRSWQAGLLDIALNATPGVVVALGLGWGLTGAIAMAGVTYISSSGIVAKVLNDLGRLGNRETPVILSILVFEDLVMAGYLPVLTAVLAGAGFLAGLKTLSIALIAVTVVLVVALRYGKYVSAIVASEDREIFLLKLLGAALLVAGFASAVQVSAAVGAFLLGIAISDSTAHNATKILEPLRDLFAAMFFVLFGLTTDPASIPPVLGWACLLAVVTTATKLATGWWAAQQAGASRFGRARAGTALVAHGEFSIVIAGLAVAAGAVPSEFAAMATTYVLIMAVIGPIAARVVEPILGMVARRPSPPQPAAEPHGE
- a CDS encoding AfsR/SARP family transcriptional regulator, translated to MKYPVCARVLGPLTLALNNRNATPTAQKQRQLLALLLVRHSTVVPVSTLIEELWSEDPPRSAVAVIQTYVLGIRKKMAEQLDIGQGEVAERYLRTRSKGYSFEVQDCVFDLRNYRSLSDAARIAAKAGDDHRAVDLFHAAEACWTGPALVDVEAGMPLAAEISHLDHLLLANVELRIEAELRLGRYREACPDLARLTMQHPLDERMQAYYMFALSRSGQRHLALSSYQQFCKAMQHELGLDPCMKLQKLHQDILAASDERVGMMLERKHAGYLIGFYPPGDPAASATPA
- a CDS encoding FAD-dependent oxidoreductase; translated protein: MPEVTSDSVDVCVVGGGPAGLMAGLLLARSGVDVLVLEKHPDFLRDFRGDTVHPSTLRVMDALGLADEFLALPHVELPQLPMATAMGPVIFADFRKLPGRFPFVAFMPQWDVLNFLADAGRRYPGFRLLQEAEVTELVQQDGTVVGVRARTADGPFEVSSKLVIAADGRNSLARGCGLLEVAASVAPMDVLWFRVRKPDGDRLPTVRSGKGFFIVCIDRGDYLQVAYMIPKGGFDTIKAAGLTAFRADVAAIYPSLTGHLDAEIRSWDDVKPLDVRVDRLRRWYRPGLVAIGDAAHAMSPAGGVGINLAVQDAIAAARILAPPLAAGRRPTVAELREIQHRRQLPMRVVQFAQLRLLSDLYPNAGRPGTDKPLLVRLLRQVPGLPHVVARVIGLGLRSEHVPPIAAHIETPTAPTKLRENH